A single window of Lytechinus variegatus isolate NC3 chromosome 8, Lvar_3.0, whole genome shotgun sequence DNA harbors:
- the LOC121419844 gene encoding uncharacterized protein LOC121419844 encodes MTSKLLVIPGSESSPTIMAEQRALHQELSADHSSKELLPVVIKQEFPDDDHPCSSTTEGSSGWSSQGCSGQILKQMLLAAPGLGQQGSAPGTTHSGLPGQSSHNSVASEDPGQADPSSKETFFILSSGGIDDISKHLGKGVDTPVVGVMGSAENTSTKVVSSGPALLPQREPGTQCEYGQLQSHHQESHSQGVMQIVPVVSRFGTSLLTNRTVGLPEPTLLFVTPDATMEGMKKDSTGGAENSQSHVEPVKREGDDQSMETEADWRWYNSSQQEGGGWLEDEEDKEEEVEKKKVKKKRDKKENNNAKLDSIRDDEDDESMEFTIGDVETDDEDDYEIDDYDDEEEEIDDFDEDEEEEEENQIDEEDSFRDWELDEIETDDDDEDRDMDVPPLPQGFWYKFSSGDGEDISAPHERLIVGESDQSRAIVGVTAEDKPIVASASKQKIVFGVTAEEKIPAEKTFGPLEGCLVAEDEGCLSPSSWELCIKGSALLYIDGGSDWLSHIRCTRSPSDQNIEALQRYGEIYFRTTKCIEPGSELRVFYSEEYSKRVGFNTKLKDLTFHTDLNAYSCPKCEIHYTNPKLMLRHIKLSHQTKQSLTDLRPLITLETRRKASNQKPLERALLNEGKMYRVYRDQEMNLQVDPKNPNDRTSTRNQPPKGNHERNTDGGPNPTPTKEFLCKICSKTFPTEGRLRAHKAFHDLTDDCEETNTPESSHEKNVEDHQKAVFQCELCNKIYRSQASLDSHKTLKHIKKNKYHSCNVCRVRFRYKKQLKDHKAEHYREKVRSQLQSLYRNRLIADPSHPQKDKANRVVEVDAGEGKRAGRLIGNKDGDSNSSRGQKTALQREKTINNFIDSVRGEKEDGKLSKTGKSKNAVDVFEERSQRNSQLTDRAAEIESDHARRTRPIAQERELSVNEIVDSVMRNAHERKVDHLKRRREEGWAEKSRKGGDDVVVVSDDSGDPQTLQMRKHGKELDKIHVRSQQRALQRSSAMKGIGESVGGSKKQCTRDLSKAVDKSTSPEDRVGPSNNDMLGKRPNYFENSEMKYKCRHCSRMYSSFSMMRVHEKEMHGGECRYKCQYCPKQFMERSRYESHLQKHNTDKIFKCTECPRSFASESALRNHQGEHTGLKPFKCPLCGKGFARHEFVNAHIRRLHQVVELKHPCKQCNKRFATSWDLKKHERRHAGYRPFKCEICGNAFTAKHSLQCHMQAVHEKLKPYRCDICGKCSSLSHHHNAHLLQHKKKGEYKPGDVHHTTKDM; translated from the exons ATGACTTCCAAGCTATTAGTTATTCCTGGCTCAGAATCTTCACCCACAATCATGGCTGAGCAAAGAGCGCTTCACCAGGAACTGTCTGCTGATCATTCATCCAAAGAACTACTACCTGTTGTCATCAAGCAAGAATTTCCTGACGATGATCACCCTTGCTCCAGCACGACTGAGGGATCATCAGGTTGGTCTAGCCAGGGATGCTCAGGCCAGATCCTCAAACAAATGCTACTTGCCGCTCCTGGGTTAGGACAGCAAGGTTCAGCTCCAGGTACCACCCATAGTGGTCTTCCAGGACAATCTTCTCACAACTCTGTAGCATCGGAAGACCCAGGTCAAGCTGATCCCAGTAGCAAAGAaacttttttcattctctcttcaGGTGGTATTGACGATATTAGTAAACATCTTGGGAAAGGAGTTGATACCCCTGTAGTTGGAGTCATGGGCTCAGCTGAAAATACATCAACAAAAGTAGTGTCCAGTGGACCAGCTCTGCTTCCTCAGAGGGAGCCCGGGACACAGTGCGAGTACGGACAATTACAGTCCCATCATCAAGAATCACATAGTCAGGGTGTGATGCAAATTGTCCCAGTAGTCAGCCGTTTTGGGACTTCCCTGCTTACAAATAGGACAGTTGGCCTGCCGGAGCCCACCTTGCTATTTGTTACTCCTGACGCCACAATGGAAGGAATGAAGAAGGATAGTACTGGAGGAGCTGAGAATAGTCAGAGTCATGTTGAACCCGTCAAGAGAGAAGGAGATGATCAAAGCATG GAAACTGAAGCTGACTGGCGTTGGTACAATTCATCACAGCaagaaggaggaggatggtTGGAGGATGAAGAGGAcaaggaggaggaggtggaaaagaagaaggtgaaaaagaagagggataaaaaggaaaataacaatGCCAAACTTGACAGTATtcgtgatgatgaagatgacgaaaGCATGGAGTTTACGATAGGGGATGTAGAAAcggatgatgaagatgattatgagatagatgattatgatgatgaggaggaggaaatAGATGActttgatgaagatgaagaggaggaagaagagaacCAAATCGATGAGGAGGATAGCTTCCGAGATTGGGAACTGGATGAGATAGAaacggatgatgatgatgaagacagaGACATGGATGTTCCTCCGTTGCCTCAAGGCTTCTGGTATAAGTTCTCCTCCGGTGACGGTGAAGATATATCGGCACCCCACGAGAGATTGATCGTTGGCGAGTCGGATCAGAGTAGAGCTATCGTTGGAGTGACGGCCGAAGACAAGCCGATTGTTGCGTCAGCTTCGAAGCAGAAGATCGTCTTCGGAGTGACTGCAGAGGAGAAGATCCCAGCGGAGAAGACCTTTGGACCCCTGGAGGGTTGTCTGGTAGCAGAGGATGAGGGATgtttatcaccatcatcttgGGAG CTATGCATCAAAGGAAGCGCACTGCTTTACATTGATGGGGGCTCTGACTGGCTCTCTCACATCCGGTGCACACGAAGCCCATCTGATCAGAACATCGAAGCTCTACAACGCTATGGAGAGATCTACTTCAGAACTACAAAGTGCATTGAACCAGGAAGTGAGCTGAGGGTTTTCTACAGCGAGGAGTATTCGAAGCGTGTGGGCTTCAACACTAAACTCAAAGATCTCACATTTCACACAG ATTTGAATGCATATTCCTGCCCCAAGTGTGAGATTCACTACACCAATCCCAAACTGATGCTACGGCACATCAAATTATCTCACCAAACCAAACAATCATTGACCGACCTTCGACCTCTCATTACCTTGGAAACAAGACGTAAAGCGAGCAATCAGAAGCCTTTGGAGAGAGCTCTGTTGAATGAAGGAAAGATGTACCGTGTATACAGAGATCAGGAGATGAATTTACAGGTGGACCCAAAGAATCCGAACGATAGAACATCTACCAGGAATCAACCTCCTAAGGGAAACCATGAAAGGAACACAGATGGGGGGCCTAACCCCACCCCAACGAAAGAGTTCCTTTGCAAAATTTGTTCTAAGACGTTTCCCACGGAAGGCAGGCTGAGAGCTCACAAGGCGTTTCATGATCTTACAGATGACTGCGAGGAAACGAATACCCCCGAGAGTAGCCACGAAAAGAATGTTGAGGATCATCAAAAAGCTGTGTTCCAGTGCGAGCTGTGTAATAAGATATACCGATCACAGGCCTCACTGGATTCCCACAAGACGCTTAAGCACATCAAGAAAAACAAGTACCACTCCTGCAATGTGTGCCGGGTGAGGTTCAGGTACAAAAAACAGTTGAAAGATCACAAAGCAGAGCATTATAGAGAAAAAGTAAGAAGTCAATTACAGTCTTTATATCGAAATCGTTTGATTGCGGATCCTAGTCACCCTCAGAAGGACAAAGCAAATAGAGTCGTAGAGGTCGATGCGGGTGAAGGTAAAAGAGCAGGACGGTTGATAGGAAACAAGGATGGTGATAGCAACTCTAGTAGAGGTCAAAAGACGGCACTACAGAGAGAAAAGACaattaataatttcattgattcaGTCAGGGGAGAAAAGGAGGACGGAAAGCTGAGTAAAACTGGCAAATCAAAGAATGCTGTAGATGTTTTTGAGGAAAGGAGTCAACGGAACAGTCAGTTGACAGATCGTGCAGCAGAAATTGAGAGTGATCATGCGAGAAGAACTCGACCGATAGCGCAAGAGAGAGAACTCTCAGTGAATGAGATTGTTGATTCCGTGATGAGGAATGCTCATGAACGTAAGGTTGACCATCTGAAAAGGAGAAGGGAAGAGGGATGGGCGGAAAAATCAAGAAAGGGAGGAGATGATGTGGTTGTTGTCAGTGATGACAGTGGAGATCCGCAAACATTGCAGATGAGAAAACATGGAAAGGAACTAGATAAAATTCATGTAAGAAGTCAACAGAGGGCGCTGCAGAGGAGTAGCGCGATGAAAGGTATTGGAGAGTCTGTGGGTGGAAGCAAGAAACAGTGTACAAGGGATTTGTCCAAAGCAGTGGACAAGAGTACTTCACCGGAAGATAGAGTGGGTCCTTCTAACAATGACATGCTCGGAAAGAGACCAAACTACTTCGAGAACTCGGAGATGAAATACAAATGCAGACATTGTTCGAGAATGTACTCCTCTTTTTCTATGATGCGTGTTCACGAGAAGGAGATGCACGGGGGAGAGTGTCGGTACAAGTGCCAGTACTGTCCAAAGCAGTTCATGGAGCGTTCCCGCTACGAAAGCCACCTGCAGAAACATAACACTGACAAAATCTTCAAGTGTACAGAGTGTCCCCGTTCCTTCGCATCTGAAAGTGCGTTGAGGAATCACCAGGGGGAGCACACGGGCCTGAAGCCGTTCAAATGCCCTCTCTGCGGGAAGGGCTTCGCGAGGCACGAGTTTGTGAACGCTCACATACGGAGACTCCACCAGGTCGTGGAACTCAAGCACCCTTGTAAGCAGTGCAACAAGCGCTTTGCAACGAGCTGGGACTTGAAGAAGCACGAACGCCGACATGCCGGGTACCGCCCATTCAAGTGTGAGATCTGTGGGAATGCTTTCACCGCCAAGCATTCGCTACAGTGTCACATGCAAGCCGTCCATGAGAAGTTGAAACCCTACCGTTGTGATATCTGTGGGAAGTGCTCTAGTCTCAGTCACCATCACAATGCTCATCTACtacaacataagaaaaagggtgAATATAAACCAGGAGATGTGCATCATACGACCAAAGACATGTAA